The Saccharothrix variisporea genome has a segment encoding these proteins:
- a CDS encoding MFS transporter has product MTPLLRDPSFRRYFIARTSSHLGDGLISIALLFGALRLGASPTEVGLVLLAGRLPVVVLTIAGGLAGDLISRRAVMVAADVVRCAAQALTALLLITGTAALWHLAVVQAVAGAATAFFAPAAAGLVADVVPEARRGQANALVNASQHAATLVGPVVSAALVATVGAGVSFAVDAATFAVSAFALVTLRVPDKPLPARPALLDALRHGWRDFRARPWLQATTVQVAVINGVCISPFLVLGPIIADEHLGGPLAWALIGNGYAVGALLGSALALRWRPQYPLRVAVTIPVALAPLLVLLAAGAPVPVLAAAAVPAGVQSALYAVFTDTARLVHVPADLVARATGFSTVVGLAAAPVGMALAGPVAERVGTSSVLVAGAVVAVVGVPVALAVRSVRWLPAVAGSVTVERQGVAEP; this is encoded by the coding sequence GTGACCCCACTGCTGCGCGACCCGTCGTTCCGCCGCTACTTCATCGCCCGGACCTCGTCCCACCTCGGTGACGGCCTGATCTCCATCGCGCTGCTGTTCGGCGCGTTGCGGCTCGGGGCGTCGCCGACCGAGGTCGGGCTGGTGCTGCTCGCCGGTCGCTTGCCGGTCGTCGTGCTCACGATCGCCGGTGGGCTGGCTGGTGACCTCATCTCGCGCCGGGCGGTCATGGTCGCCGCCGATGTCGTCCGCTGTGCCGCACAGGCGCTGACGGCACTCCTCCTGATCACCGGGACCGCGGCCCTGTGGCACTTGGCCGTGGTGCAGGCGGTGGCGGGGGCGGCGACCGCGTTCTTCGCGCCCGCCGCGGCGGGCCTGGTCGCCGACGTGGTGCCCGAGGCGCGGCGCGGCCAGGCCAACGCCCTGGTGAACGCGTCCCAGCACGCCGCGACGCTCGTCGGCCCGGTGGTGTCGGCGGCGCTGGTGGCCACCGTCGGCGCGGGCGTGTCCTTCGCGGTCGACGCGGCCACGTTCGCCGTCAGCGCCTTCGCGCTGGTCACGCTGCGCGTGCCGGACAAGCCGCTGCCGGCCCGACCGGCGCTGCTCGACGCCTTGCGGCACGGGTGGCGGGACTTCCGCGCCCGCCCCTGGTTGCAGGCCACCACGGTGCAGGTCGCCGTGATCAACGGTGTCTGCATCTCCCCGTTCCTGGTCCTCGGACCGATCATCGCCGACGAACACCTGGGCGGTCCGCTGGCGTGGGCGCTCATCGGCAACGGCTATGCCGTCGGCGCGCTGCTGGGCAGCGCCCTCGCCCTGCGGTGGCGGCCGCAGTATCCGCTGCGGGTCGCTGTCACGATCCCCGTGGCCCTGGCTCCGCTGTTGGTGCTGCTCGCGGCCGGTGCGCCGGTGCCGGTGCTCGCTGCCGCCGCGGTCCCCGCCGGGGTGCAGTCCGCGCTCTACGCGGTGTTCACCGACACGGCCCGGTTGGTGCACGTGCCCGCCGACCTCGTCGCGCGAGCCACCGGTTTCTCCACCGTCGTCGGTCTGGCCGCTGCACCCGTGGGCATGGCGCTGGCCGGGCCCGTGGCCGAGCGCGTCGGCACCAGCAGCGTGCTCGTCGCCGGCGCGGTGGTGGCCGTGGTGGGTGTGCCGGTGGCGCTCGCCGTGCGCTCGGTGCGGTGGCTGCCCGCCGTAGCCGGGTCGGTGACCGTTGAGCGGCAGGGGGTAGCGGAACCCTAA
- a CDS encoding ADP-ribosylglycohydrolase family protein: MTSRGSRTLRACLLAGGVGDALGAAIEFDRIDRVRGRFGPSGLTDYAPAYGRLGAITDDTQMTLFTLEGLVLARRRGSDPVHEVHLAYERWLRTQGGPEVAHDGWLLDVPALHDLRAPGNTCLTALRSGRLGTVESPINDSKGCGAVMRAAPVGWWSDDVREVFTLATATGALTHGHPSGYLSAGVLAVLVQRLRLGATLPEAVEVARDELARWEGHEEQLALLDLAVELGERGVRPTPELIETALGGGWVGEEALAIGLLTALTARSLADGLLLAVNHSGDSDSTGAICGNLLGTRDGEDSIPAHWRADLELADVIGRLADEAADLFDR; this comes from the coding sequence GTGACCTCACGTGGGAGCCGGACGCTGCGGGCCTGCCTGCTCGCCGGCGGTGTGGGCGACGCCCTGGGCGCCGCGATCGAGTTCGACCGGATCGACCGCGTCCGCGGCCGGTTCGGTCCGTCGGGCCTGACCGACTACGCGCCCGCCTACGGACGGCTGGGCGCGATCACGGACGACACCCAGATGACCCTGTTCACCCTCGAGGGCCTGGTCCTGGCGCGGAGGCGGGGCAGCGATCCCGTGCACGAGGTGCACCTCGCGTACGAGCGGTGGCTGCGCACCCAGGGCGGTCCGGAGGTGGCGCACGACGGGTGGCTGCTGGACGTCCCCGCCCTGCACGACCTGCGCGCACCCGGCAACACGTGCCTGACGGCGCTGCGGTCGGGCCGGCTGGGCACGGTCGAGTCGCCGATCAACGACTCGAAGGGCTGCGGCGCGGTGATGCGCGCGGCCCCGGTCGGCTGGTGGTCCGACGACGTGCGCGAGGTGTTCACCCTGGCCACGGCGACCGGCGCGCTCACCCACGGCCACCCCAGCGGCTACCTGTCGGCGGGAGTGCTCGCGGTCCTGGTGCAGCGACTGCGCCTGGGTGCGACCCTGCCGGAGGCGGTGGAGGTGGCGCGCGACGAGCTGGCCCGGTGGGAGGGTCACGAGGAACAACTGGCCCTGCTCGACCTGGCCGTGGAGCTGGGCGAACGCGGGGTGCGCCCGACCCCGGAACTGATCGAGACGGCCCTGGGCGGCGGCTGGGTCGGCGAGGAGGCCCTGGCGATCGGCCTGCTGACGGCACTGACGGCCCGGTCCCTGGCGGACGGCCTGCTGCTCGCGGTCAACCACTCCGGCGACAGCGACTCGACCGGCGCGATCTGCGGCAACCTGCTCGGCACCCGCGACGGCGAGGACTCGATCCCGGCGCACTGGCGGGCGGACCTGGAGCTGGCGGACGTGATCGGGCGCCTGGCCGACGAGGCGGCAGACCTGTTCGACCGCTGA
- a CDS encoding PLP-dependent cysteine synthase family protein, translated as MTTSVDRCSSRTREWVCEAVSIIEADANRSADTHLLHFPLPLEWGIDLYLKDESTHPTGSLKHRLARSLFLYAICNGWVVGGTPVIEASSGSTAVSEAYFARLLGLPFIAVMPRSTSKEKVALIERQGGQCHFVDEPGAIYDESRRLAAELGGHFMDQFTHAERATDWRGNNNIAESIFQQMSLEAAPEPEWVVVGAGTGGTSATIGRYIHYKKLRTRLAVVDPEHSVFFDAWRDSDPALVGCRGSRIEGIGRPRVEPSFVGQVIDRMVKVPDAASIATIRHVEEVLGRRVGGSTGTNLWGAFQLIAEMRASRLRGSVVTLLCDGGERYANTYYDDEWVAAQGLDLAPHLATLTRFRSTGTWSV; from the coding sequence GTGACCACTTCCGTAGACCGATGCAGCTCCCGTACCCGGGAATGGGTGTGCGAGGCCGTCTCGATCATCGAGGCCGACGCCAACCGCAGCGCCGACACGCACCTGCTGCACTTCCCCCTTCCACTCGAATGGGGCATCGACCTCTACCTCAAGGACGAGTCGACCCACCCCACCGGCTCGCTCAAGCACCGCCTCGCCCGGTCGCTGTTCCTCTACGCCATCTGCAACGGCTGGGTCGTCGGCGGCACCCCGGTCATCGAGGCGTCCTCCGGGTCCACGGCCGTGTCCGAGGCGTACTTCGCACGCCTGCTCGGGCTGCCGTTCATCGCCGTCATGCCCCGCTCCACCAGCAAGGAGAAGGTGGCGCTGATCGAGCGGCAGGGCGGCCAGTGCCACTTCGTGGACGAGCCCGGCGCCATCTACGACGAGTCCCGCCGGCTCGCGGCCGAACTGGGCGGGCACTTCATGGACCAGTTCACCCACGCCGAACGGGCCACGGACTGGCGCGGCAACAACAACATCGCCGAGTCGATCTTCCAGCAGATGTCCCTGGAGGCCGCGCCCGAACCCGAGTGGGTCGTGGTCGGCGCGGGCACCGGCGGCACCAGCGCCACCATCGGCCGGTACATCCACTACAAGAAGCTGCGCACCCGGCTGGCCGTCGTGGACCCCGAGCACTCGGTGTTCTTCGACGCCTGGCGCGACAGCGACCCCGCCCTGGTCGGCTGCCGCGGGTCGCGCATCGAGGGCATCGGCCGGCCGCGGGTCGAGCCGTCGTTCGTCGGCCAGGTCATCGACCGGATGGTCAAGGTGCCCGACGCGGCGTCCATCGCGACCATCCGGCACGTCGAGGAGGTCCTCGGGCGGCGGGTCGGCGGGTCGACCGGCACGAACCTGTGGGGCGCGTTCCAGCTCATCGCCGAGATGCGCGCCTCGCGCCTGCGCGGCAGCGTGGTCACCCTGCTGTGCGACGGCGGCGAGCGGTACGCCAACACCTACTACGACGACGAGTGGGTCGCGGCCCAGGGCCTGGACCTGGCCCCGCACCTGGCGACGCTGACCCGGTTCCGCTCGACCGGGACGTGGTCGGTCTAG
- a CDS encoding 1,4-dihydroxy-2-naphthoate polyprenyltransferase, giving the protein MATVAQWISGTRPRTLPNSIAPVLVGAGAAHHIDGFDPTFAVLALVVAVALQIGVNYANDYSDGIRGTDAHRVGPFRLVGSGAANPGSVRTAAFAALGVAAVAGLVLVVLSGRWWMVAFGAVCIAAAWFYTGGRKPYGYSGLGELAVFLFFGPAAVLGTLYVQTGEITGIGIGGAVAMGSFSTGVMIANSLRDIPTDLQAGKRTLATTLGDKDSRRLYLALVAIPFVITLAIGLRVPLALLGLLALPVVFLGARRVAKGAKGRDLIPVLQTTGLAMLAWGVITTITLVLD; this is encoded by the coding sequence ATGGCCACAGTCGCCCAGTGGATCTCGGGGACCCGTCCCCGCACCCTGCCGAACTCCATCGCGCCCGTCCTGGTGGGCGCGGGCGCAGCGCACCACATCGACGGGTTCGACCCGACGTTCGCGGTGCTCGCCCTGGTCGTCGCCGTCGCCCTGCAGATCGGCGTGAACTACGCGAACGACTACTCCGACGGCATCCGCGGCACCGACGCCCACCGGGTCGGGCCGTTCCGCCTGGTCGGCTCCGGTGCCGCGAATCCCGGATCGGTGCGCACGGCGGCGTTCGCGGCGCTCGGCGTCGCCGCCGTTGCGGGTCTGGTGCTGGTCGTGCTCAGCGGCCGGTGGTGGATGGTCGCGTTCGGCGCGGTGTGCATCGCGGCGGCGTGGTTCTACACCGGCGGGCGCAAGCCGTACGGGTACTCGGGGCTCGGCGAGCTGGCCGTCTTCCTGTTCTTCGGCCCCGCGGCGGTGCTGGGCACCCTGTACGTGCAGACCGGGGAGATCACCGGGATCGGCATCGGCGGCGCGGTCGCGATGGGCTCGTTCTCGACCGGTGTGATGATCGCGAACAGCCTCCGCGACATCCCGACCGACCTCCAGGCGGGCAAGCGCACGCTGGCGACCACCCTGGGCGACAAGGACTCCCGCCGCCTCTACCTGGCCCTGGTCGCCATCCCGTTCGTGATCACGCTGGCCATCGGCCTGCGCGTCCCGCTCGCCCTGCTGGGCCTGCTCGCCCTGCCCGTGGTCTTCCTGGGCGCACGGCGGGTGGCGAAGGGCGCGAAGGGCCGCGACCTGATCCCGGTCCTCCAGACCACCGGCCTGGCGATGCTCGCGTGGGGCGTGATCACGACGATCACGCTCGTGCTGGACTGA
- the menE gene encoding o-succinylbenzoate--CoA ligase, whose translation MVAGLPGGRELGRLVGWERRAALAVSTSGSTGAAKVVLLSAEALVASAELTHARLGGPGTWLLALPTTHIAGVQVLVRSIVAGREPGVMDLAAGFRASGFAAAARPLLATPGPHYTALVPTQLARLVATEGPGLAAIREFDAVLIGGAATPPSLLDRARRAGVNVVTTYGMSETAGGCVYDGHPLDGVRVRLVDQRVEIAGPTLALGYQGGEPFGEWFTTGDLGRITAGGTLEIIGRADDVIISGGENVSPHEVERVLAGQPGVHEVCVVGVPDPEWGQAVVAAVVAEDPDAPPDPDALRQAVHDRVGRFAMPKRVVFLAELPTRGPGKVDRAAVARAVVARSFG comes from the coding sequence GTGGTGGCCGGGCTGCCCGGGGGGCGGGAGTTGGGGCGGCTCGTCGGGTGGGAGCGGCGGGCGGCGTTGGCGGTGAGCACCTCGGGCTCCACCGGGGCCGCCAAGGTCGTGTTGCTGTCGGCTGAGGCGCTCGTCGCGTCGGCCGAGCTCACCCACGCACGCCTCGGCGGCCCCGGGACGTGGTTGCTCGCCCTGCCGACCACGCACATCGCGGGCGTCCAGGTGCTGGTCCGCTCGATCGTCGCGGGACGGGAGCCCGGCGTGATGGACCTCGCGGCGGGCTTCCGCGCGTCCGGGTTCGCCGCCGCCGCCCGGCCGCTCCTGGCCACCCCCGGCCCGCACTACACGGCCCTCGTCCCCACCCAGCTCGCCCGCCTGGTCGCCACCGAAGGCCCCGGGCTGGCGGCCATCCGGGAGTTCGACGCCGTCCTCATCGGCGGCGCCGCCACGCCGCCCTCGCTGCTGGACCGCGCCCGCCGGGCCGGCGTCAACGTCGTCACCACCTACGGCATGAGCGAGACGGCCGGCGGCTGCGTCTACGACGGCCACCCGCTCGACGGCGTCCGGGTCCGGCTCGTGGACCAGCGCGTCGAGATCGCCGGACCGACCCTCGCCCTCGGCTACCAGGGCGGGGAACCCTTCGGCGAGTGGTTCACCACCGGGGACCTCGGGCGGATCACCGCCGGCGGCACGTTGGAGATCATCGGGCGGGCCGACGACGTGATCATCAGCGGTGGGGAGAACGTGTCACCCCACGAGGTCGAACGGGTGCTCGCCGGGCAGCCCGGGGTGCACGAGGTGTGCGTGGTGGGGGTGCCGGACCCCGAGTGGGGGCAGGCGGTGGTGGCCGCCGTCGTCGCCGAGGACCCCGACGCCCCGCCCGACCCGGACGCGTTGCGCCAAGCGGTGCACGACCGCGTCGGCCGGTTCGCCATGCCGAAGCGGGTCGTCTTCCTCGCGGAACTGCCGACCCGGGGACCTGGGAAGGTCGATCGCGCAGCGGTCGCCCGCGCCGTGGTCGCTCGCTCGTTCGGGTGA